From the genome of Brucella pseudogrignonensis, one region includes:
- a CDS encoding glycosyl hydrolase family 8, which yields MMSNGSRFSMIVSQWKYITATVAVILLFGIPVWNSHAQDVTKAPMTINANEWKLYTEKFLSPEGRIIDDANGNISHSEGQGYGLLLAVLAGRQDDFELIWTFTKTELLIRNDGLSAWKWDPGVRPHIVDTNNASDGDILIAYALTLAGRKWPNTEYLTYAHTIANTLLAKQIVVYNGETILLPAIRGFSQDDRKDGPIINLSYWVFEAFPVLNEVAPSPKWNALVLSGLKLLSLSRFGSVKLPSDWISLGEKPMPANGFPPEFSYNNVRIPLYLARAGNGADQLTVDLNAAMTQKNGDVRLVNVQTGATVTSLSEPGYRILNELVSCAKSGQKISAALKEFQPTHYYPSTLHLLSLAYIKEVYPRCL from the coding sequence ATGATGAGTAATGGCAGCCGGTTTTCGATGATTGTTAGTCAATGGAAGTACATTACTGCTACGGTGGCCGTAATATTGTTATTCGGTATTCCTGTTTGGAATTCTCACGCCCAAGATGTTACCAAAGCCCCTATGACCATCAACGCAAACGAGTGGAAACTTTACACTGAAAAGTTCCTAAGCCCTGAAGGTCGTATCATTGATGATGCGAATGGCAACATAAGCCACAGCGAAGGACAGGGTTATGGCTTGCTTCTGGCTGTTCTGGCTGGGCGACAGGATGATTTTGAACTCATCTGGACATTCACTAAAACAGAGCTGTTGATACGAAATGACGGTCTGTCCGCTTGGAAATGGGATCCTGGTGTCCGTCCGCATATTGTTGATACGAACAACGCATCGGACGGAGATATCTTGATAGCCTATGCGCTCACCTTGGCTGGCAGAAAATGGCCAAATACTGAATATCTTACTTATGCGCACACCATCGCCAATACATTGTTGGCGAAGCAAATCGTTGTTTACAATGGTGAAACGATACTTCTGCCCGCCATTCGGGGATTTTCACAGGATGACAGGAAAGATGGACCGATCATCAATCTTTCTTATTGGGTGTTTGAAGCGTTTCCGGTGCTAAACGAAGTTGCGCCTTCGCCGAAATGGAATGCTCTAGTATTGAGTGGCCTTAAACTGCTGTCGCTAAGCCGTTTCGGCTCTGTTAAACTCCCTTCTGACTGGATTAGTCTTGGGGAGAAGCCGATGCCTGCAAATGGATTTCCGCCAGAATTTAGTTACAATAATGTTCGGATACCACTTTATCTCGCACGTGCCGGCAATGGAGCTGACCAGCTTACGGTCGATTTAAACGCAGCGATGACTCAAAAAAATGGTGATGTCCGTTTGGTCAATGTTCAAACAGGTGCGACCGTAACCTCGTTAAGTGAACCGGGCTATAGGATTTTGAACGAACTGGTTTCATGTGCAAAATCCGGACAAAAAATATCGGCAGCACTTAAAGAATTTCAGCCCACACATTACTATCCGTCAACTCTACACCTTCTTTCACTCGCTTATATCAAAGAAGTTTACCCGCGATGCCTATGA